Proteins encoded together in one Chryseobacterium sp. G0201 window:
- a CDS encoding XRE family transcriptional regulator, with the protein MSILSENMRYLRSKLSLSQQKVADELLITRGRYGKYEDAAAEPPLEILMKISKYYNVSIDLLLTINVSKYSIDDITELPDNRIVLPIRVDQNGNDQIEIISQKASMGYLNGYSDPEYIENLETISLPFLKGGKFRAFPADGDSMPPYKNGTYIVGKYVENLSDLKTDRTYVFITANDGISYKRFQFHEADGIWVKADNQFYEPYKIPLSEIKEIWEFACSINTKEYEPDEFAEHHIQNFIKEIKTDIKQIKEKIGDKN; encoded by the coding sequence ATGTCAATTTTATCAGAAAATATGCGGTATTTGAGAAGCAAGCTCAGTCTTTCGCAACAAAAGGTTGCTGATGAGCTCTTAATTACCAGAGGTAGATATGGTAAGTATGAAGATGCCGCCGCAGAGCCTCCACTTGAGATTTTGATGAAAATCTCAAAATATTACAATGTCAGCATCGATTTACTTTTGACCATCAACGTCAGCAAATATTCTATCGATGACATTACGGAACTTCCGGACAATAGGATCGTTCTGCCTATAAGGGTTGACCAGAATGGAAACGATCAAATCGAGATCATTTCACAAAAAGCTTCTATGGGATATTTAAACGGATACAGTGACCCTGAATACATAGAAAATCTTGAAACTATATCATTGCCTTTCTTAAAAGGTGGTAAGTTCAGGGCATTCCCGGCTGACGGAGATTCGATGCCACCTTACAAAAACGGAACCTACATCGTAGGAAAATATGTCGAAAATCTTTCCGACCTAAAAACGGACAGGACTTATGTTTTCATTACCGCTAATGATGGCATCAGTTATAAAAGGTTTCAATTTCATGAAGCAGATGGTATCTGGGTAAAGGCTGACAATCAATTTTATGAACCTTATAAAATCCCATTATCTGAAATTAAAGAAATCTGGGAATTTGCCTGTAGTATTAATACAAAAGAGTATGAGCCTGATGAATTTGCAGAACATCATATTCAAAATTTCATCAAAGAAATCAAGACCGATATAAAGCAGATCAAGGAAAAAATTGGAGATAAGAATTGA
- a CDS encoding alpha-ketoglutarate-dependent dioxygenase AlkB family protein has protein sequence MTQLSLFEAEEFYEFPKDLLEYKENFVSRDEADQLKDILLKTAYWEQRTQKMYDKTVLTPRFTAWYGDTKSYDSADGNTTKRNEWTPELYALKERIEKEFGYQFNGVLLNLYRDNNDSVAWHRDKESRYGKRPVIASISIGQTRKFDFRKKDHHQSKYSLPLPHGSLLIMKGDLQENWEHRIAKSTVKMKERINLTFRLLK, from the coding sequence ATGACCCAGTTGAGTTTATTTGAAGCAGAAGAATTTTATGAGTTTCCAAAAGACCTTTTGGAATACAAAGAAAATTTCGTGAGCAGAGATGAAGCTGACCAGCTAAAAGATATACTGTTGAAAACAGCATATTGGGAACAACGGACTCAGAAAATGTATGATAAAACAGTTCTGACACCACGCTTTACTGCCTGGTACGGCGATACAAAATCATACGATTCAGCTGACGGTAATACTACCAAAAGAAATGAGTGGACTCCTGAATTGTATGCTTTAAAAGAAAGAATTGAAAAAGAATTTGGTTACCAGTTTAATGGTGTATTACTAAATCTTTATCGTGATAACAACGATTCCGTCGCTTGGCACAGAGACAAAGAAAGCAGGTATGGAAAACGTCCTGTCATCGCCTCCATCAGTATCGGACAAACCCGAAAATTTGATTTCAGAAAAAAAGACCATCATCAAAGCAAATACAGCCTTCCGCTTCCTCACGGTTCACTCCTCATCATGAAAGGCGATCTGCAAGAAAACTGGGAACATCGAATTGCCAAATCAACAGTAAAAATGAAAGAACGTATTAATCTGACTTTCCGGCTACTTAAATAA
- a CDS encoding restriction endonuclease: MGAIIRSLQNCINSILDVVVIKIGLVITEEYLLELLREEFPDSYFESYEESTDVGIRVRSEDFDMYCWKIRQRLGELENISPLIVQDVEKCLEWMEQGIDYMGCVRQILSLASEHFDRENPQLLDTRPIIEKLIEEDKYPFEVIKQAFNDIIHQQQLSNNITPTEEILWDGGVSLEDLFKKEHIPINEDEFIDQKFINFLQANPKELEAMHWRNFERLTAEFFNRQGYEIELGPGTNDGGVDVRVFNKEDKTKPYIIIQCKRHKESNEVKIETIKSFYTDVAFEEAGKGLIATTSKIAAGGKKVVSIRKYPLEFAENKEIIDWVDRMCKRIV, translated from the coding sequence ATGGGAGCAATTATAAGGTCACTTCAGAATTGTATCAATTCAATTTTGGATGTTGTGGTGATAAAAATAGGTTTGGTTATTACGGAAGAATATCTTTTGGAATTGTTGAGAGAAGAGTTTCCTGATTCATATTTTGAAAGTTACGAAGAATCTACCGACGTTGGAATCCGCGTTAGATCTGAAGATTTTGATATGTATTGTTGGAAAATCAGACAGAGGTTAGGTGAATTGGAGAACATTTCCCCTTTAATTGTTCAAGATGTTGAAAAGTGTTTAGAATGGATGGAACAGGGGATTGATTATATGGGATGTGTACGACAAATTTTAAGTTTGGCAAGTGAACATTTTGATCGTGAAAATCCACAACTATTAGATACTAGGCCAATAATTGAAAAATTGATTGAAGAAGATAAGTATCCTTTCGAAGTCATAAAACAGGCCTTTAATGATATAATACATCAGCAGCAACTGTCTAATAATATTACTCCCACTGAGGAAATTCTGTGGGATGGTGGTGTAAGCTTGGAAGATCTTTTTAAAAAAGAGCATATTCCAATTAATGAAGATGAATTTATAGATCAAAAATTCATCAACTTCCTTCAGGCTAATCCAAAAGAATTGGAAGCTATGCATTGGAGAAACTTTGAAAGACTAACAGCAGAATTTTTTAATCGTCAAGGTTACGAAATTGAATTAGGCCCTGGAACAAACGATGGGGGTGTTGATGTCAGAGTCTTTAATAAAGAGGATAAAACCAAACCTTATATCATTATACAATGTAAAAGACATAAAGAAAGCAACGAAGTTAAAATTGAAACTATAAAGTCTTTTTATACGGATGTTGCTTTTGAAGAAGCAGGAAAAGGACTTATTGCTACAACCTCAAAAATAGCTGCTGGTGGTAAAAAAGTGGTGTCCATTAGAAAATATCCTCTGGAATTTGCTGAAAATAAGGAAATAATAGATTGGGTAGATAGAATGTGCAAGAGAATTGTCTAA
- a CDS encoding DUF4236 domain-containing protein: MAWSYRKRIKIVPGVHLNFSKRGISTSIGLRGASLNFSSSGTRLNTSVLGFSNSYQISGSSSSRSPQPQNQPLPVPDYHRNLSDNIFSADIHEITSQDMSGIKESILVAQRQKIELETDLKKIKKALSFSKTKKIASYILIYGLINKKVVQTINQDINAQKEAIIETKIVIDNSAINIDVQFDDPTKRKYERFYNAFKNLCTSHRIWDITGAHFQDRVAARSNASTLVNRRETKLGLKSLPIIKSNYEALYFQNINGADLYFYPTFVIMYTNNQNFAIIGLDELNLMTTSVSFTETSSVPRDSKIIRKTWAKVNKNGTPDKRFKNNYQIPVVQYGRIHLSTSTGVNEEYQMSNFEFTKEFGDAFQEYKNLCRAIEMTN, encoded by the coding sequence ATGGCTTGGTCATATAGAAAAAGAATTAAAATTGTACCGGGTGTACATCTAAATTTCAGCAAAAGAGGTATCTCCACAAGCATTGGACTAAGGGGAGCTAGCTTAAATTTTAGTTCTTCAGGAACTAGATTAAACACGAGCGTTCTGGGTTTTTCAAATTCATATCAAATTTCAGGATCTTCATCATCACGATCTCCACAACCTCAAAATCAACCGCTTCCTGTTCCTGATTATCATCGAAATCTTTCTGATAATATTTTCAGTGCAGATATACACGAAATCACATCGCAGGATATGTCAGGAATTAAAGAATCTATTTTAGTAGCACAACGGCAAAAAATTGAATTGGAGACAGATTTAAAGAAAATAAAAAAAGCCCTATCCTTTTCTAAAACAAAAAAAATAGCTAGCTATATATTGATTTATGGCTTAATAAATAAAAAGGTTGTTCAAACAATCAATCAAGATATTAATGCTCAAAAAGAGGCCATCATTGAAACAAAAATTGTCATTGACAATTCTGCAATTAATATTGATGTGCAATTTGATGATCCAACAAAAAGAAAATACGAACGTTTTTATAATGCCTTCAAAAACTTATGTACATCACATCGTATTTGGGACATTACGGGTGCACATTTTCAAGATCGTGTAGCAGCAAGATCTAATGCCAGCACATTGGTAAACAGAAGAGAAACTAAGTTAGGTTTAAAATCTCTTCCCATTATAAAATCTAACTATGAAGCACTATATTTCCAAAACATAAATGGAGCAGATCTTTACTTCTACCCCACTTTTGTAATAATGTATACCAATAATCAAAACTTTGCAATCATTGGCCTTGATGAACTCAACCTGATGACTACTTCTGTCAGCTTCACCGAAACATCTTCTGTTCCAAGAGACTCTAAAATTATCAGAAAAACATGGGCAAAGGTTAATAAAAATGGCACACCCGATAAGAGATTTAAAAATAATTATCAGATACCTGTAGTTCAATATGGCAGAATACATTTATCGACATCCACAGGCGTGAATGAAGAATATCAAATGAGCAATTTTGAGTTTACCAAAGAGTTCGGTGATGCATTTCAGGAATATAAAAATTTATGCAGAGCAATTGAAATGACGAATTAA
- a CDS encoding AAA domain-containing protein translates to MQKNTISKLKSQAIYIDGKDRTDEIESYSFEGNKCVVTYKSNGKSYSYHQSKIKIIKSALQTQKAENIFNYFKEIAETIGLKTEEGNNILANSYEKISFIPENSILSNYFNQKQPEKNIYSSPIEIFPFGFNLSQKNGVNDAFSNPLSVIEGPPGTGKTQTILNIIANAVMNNQSVAVVSSNNSATKNVFEKLEKNGISFISALLGSIQNKKEFIDAQTEIPDLSDFRLKEEDEQISRESNTQLFAEISEKLELKNELALLKLEIENIKTEYQHFVTSTSLFTNINFKKNISSDQLLSLWIVLEDYEQSGKKLNWWRKLSFPFFYGIRDKNFYQLPYVELIRLVQSKYYEVKISELESRKKNVEIILHNFSFNNKLKTYTDVSMKLFKNQLYKKYKGKERPEYTSYQLRFKSEDFIKDYPVIMSTTYSLRKSLAENIMYDFVIIDEASQVDLATGVLALSCAKQAIIVGDTKQLPNVVNKETQEKTDLIFQSFDLIEPYRYSNHSLLSSVTELFPNIPKTLLKEHYRCHPKIIEFCNRKFYNNQLIILSDPSSEREPLLIYKTVAGNHARERMNQRQIDVITQEIIPQQQLENIPFGIVTPYRNQTVALQSIFKGTDIVADTVDKFQGRENDVIIISTVDNEISDFTDNPNRLNVAISRAKDQLILVVNGNESEKDNNISDLIRYIDYYNFTIINSELHSIFDYLYKDYEEKRIALLVDQKKKSVYDSENLMYSLVRELLSKEEFSKYDVVLHFPLRNLLLDFDKLSEEEEQYAKHHATHLDFLIYNKLGKNPVLAIEVDGYEYHKKESRQGVRDAMKNEILKKYGVPLLRFSTTGSGEKEKLKKKLSEIKS, encoded by the coding sequence ATGCAAAAAAACACAATTTCCAAATTAAAATCCCAAGCCATTTACATCGACGGCAAAGACAGAACCGATGAAATAGAATCCTACTCTTTCGAGGGAAATAAATGTGTAGTTACATATAAAAGCAATGGTAAATCTTATTCGTATCATCAGAGTAAGATTAAGATTATAAAATCTGCTCTACAAACTCAAAAAGCAGAAAATATTTTCAATTATTTTAAAGAAATTGCTGAGACTATTGGCTTAAAAACAGAAGAGGGCAATAATATTCTTGCCAATAGTTACGAAAAAATCTCATTTATTCCAGAGAATTCAATTCTTTCCAACTATTTTAATCAAAAACAACCAGAGAAAAATATTTATTCCTCTCCCATTGAGATTTTTCCATTTGGCTTTAATCTGAGTCAGAAAAATGGGGTCAATGATGCTTTTTCAAATCCGCTAAGTGTTATTGAAGGCCCTCCAGGAACTGGAAAAACACAAACTATCCTTAATATAATAGCTAATGCTGTGATGAACAATCAAAGTGTGGCGGTAGTTTCAAGCAATAACTCTGCAACAAAAAATGTTTTTGAAAAACTGGAGAAGAATGGTATTTCGTTTATTTCAGCACTGTTGGGAAGCATTCAGAATAAAAAAGAGTTTATCGACGCTCAAACAGAAATTCCTGATTTATCAGATTTCAGGCTAAAAGAAGAAGATGAACAGATATCCCGTGAATCAAACACTCAACTTTTTGCTGAAATATCCGAAAAGCTTGAGCTGAAAAATGAATTGGCGTTGCTGAAACTTGAAATTGAAAATATCAAAACGGAGTACCAGCATTTTGTTACCTCAACATCTTTATTTACAAACATAAATTTTAAAAAGAATATCAGTTCAGACCAGCTGCTTTCTCTTTGGATTGTTCTTGAAGATTACGAGCAATCCGGTAAAAAACTCAACTGGTGGCGTAAACTAAGCTTTCCTTTTTTCTATGGAATTCGAGACAAAAATTTTTATCAACTGCCTTATGTTGAACTAATCCGTCTAGTTCAGTCTAAATATTATGAGGTAAAAATTTCCGAACTCGAATCAAGAAAGAAAAATGTAGAAATAATCTTGCATAATTTCTCTTTCAATAATAAATTGAAAACATATACGGATGTTTCCATGAAGCTTTTTAAGAATCAACTTTACAAAAAATACAAAGGAAAAGAACGACCGGAATATACAAGTTACCAACTCCGTTTCAAATCGGAAGATTTCATTAAAGACTATCCTGTCATAATGAGTACTACTTATTCACTAAGGAAAAGTTTGGCCGAAAATATTATGTATGACTTTGTTATTATCGATGAAGCTTCACAGGTAGATTTAGCAACCGGAGTTCTTGCTCTATCTTGCGCAAAACAGGCTATTATTGTTGGTGATACAAAACAACTTCCAAATGTAGTCAATAAAGAAACCCAAGAAAAAACTGATCTTATTTTTCAGTCTTTTGATTTAATCGAACCCTACCGATATTCTAACCACAGTTTGTTATCATCGGTAACAGAATTATTTCCAAATATTCCGAAAACACTTTTAAAAGAACACTACCGCTGTCATCCGAAAATCATTGAATTCTGTAACAGAAAATTTTACAACAATCAGTTGATAATTCTTTCAGATCCTTCTTCAGAAAGAGAACCATTGCTTATTTACAAAACCGTAGCCGGAAATCATGCCAGAGAACGGATGAATCAAAGACAGATTGATGTTATAACACAGGAAATAATTCCTCAACAACAGCTGGAAAATATTCCATTTGGGATTGTTACGCCGTACCGAAATCAGACAGTTGCTCTACAAAGTATTTTCAAGGGAACAGATATCGTTGCAGATACAGTAGACAAATTTCAGGGAAGAGAAAATGATGTAATTATCATTTCCACGGTAGATAATGAAATATCTGATTTCACGGATAATCCGAATCGTTTGAATGTTGCCATCTCCAGAGCAAAAGATCAGTTGATTCTGGTAGTCAATGGAAATGAGAGTGAGAAAGACAATAATATCTCTGACCTGATCAGGTATATTGATTACTATAATTTCACCATCATCAACAGTGAGCTACACTCTATTTTTGATTATCTGTACAAAGACTATGAAGAGAAACGAATAGCTCTCTTAGTAGATCAAAAGAAAAAATCGGTTTACGACAGCGAGAATTTAATGTACTCTTTGGTCAGAGAACTTTTATCTAAGGAGGAATTTTCCAAATATGATGTGGTTCTGCATTTTCCTTTAAGAAATCTTCTGTTGGATTTTGACAAACTTTCTGAAGAGGAAGAGCAATACGCTAAACATCATGCTACACATCTTGATTTTCTGATTTATAATAAGCTCGGTAAAAATCCTGTCTTAGCGATAGAAGTAGATGGTTACGAGTATCATAAAAAGGAAAGCCGACAAGGTGTAAGGGATGCTATGAAGAATGAAATTTTAAAAAAATATGGAGTTCCATTGTTAAGATTTTCGACCACGGGAAGCGGTGAAAAGGAGAAATTAAAGAAAAAGCTGAGTGAAATAAAAAGCTAA
- a CDS encoding sce7725 family protein, giving the protein MYFPFINAKQFDLDALCELDVKHYDNVIPVIIPANVTNCKKNIAKLISKNIHFVLVLNFGKKRFPDIKQITEHFINDALKNYQNFSIAYVIRKETEKLEIANYIQSFPTLKKSLIHGFEFDDRQFLKSLSTIEYNIFLADLVDSSYIEQVSNNNSVLINDGFLKQSRNVDYPPKNIFKTNISDYHSKNALGFGDFTIIGNNDTTGFAAFSVALHLTVINHSSIFIYHFVSDDKDGQSEIARKYNDALTELVDFVDTNKIFTTTGISGFQDSYKSGHYPGLGIPKKWSIKNHIEQISNHISIL; this is encoded by the coding sequence ATGTATTTTCCTTTCATCAACGCAAAGCAGTTTGATTTAGATGCTCTTTGTGAACTAGACGTTAAGCATTATGATAATGTTATACCTGTTATCATTCCTGCAAACGTTACAAATTGTAAAAAAAACATAGCAAAATTAATATCTAAAAACATACATTTTGTTCTTGTGCTAAATTTTGGAAAAAAAAGATTCCCAGATATTAAACAGATTACAGAACACTTTATAAATGATGCATTAAAGAATTACCAAAATTTTTCAATAGCATACGTAATTCGAAAAGAAACTGAGAAACTTGAAATTGCAAATTATATTCAATCATTTCCAACTTTAAAAAAATCATTAATTCATGGATTTGAATTCGATGACCGACAGTTTTTGAAAAGCCTGAGTACTATTGAATATAATATCTTTTTAGCTGATTTGGTTGATTCTAGCTACATTGAGCAAGTATCAAATAATAATAGTGTTTTGATAAATGATGGATTTCTCAAACAAAGTAGAAACGTTGATTATCCACCTAAGAATATTTTTAAAACAAATATTTCTGATTACCATTCAAAAAATGCGTTAGGATTTGGAGACTTTACTATCATTGGAAATAATGATACGACAGGTTTTGCAGCTTTTTCAGTAGCGCTACATTTGACCGTCATCAATCATTCATCAATTTTTATTTATCATTTTGTTTCAGACGATAAAGATGGTCAAAGTGAAATTGCAAGAAAGTATAATGATGCTCTGACAGAACTTGTTGATTTTGTTGATACAAATAAGATTTTTACAACCACCGGTATTTCAGGCTTTCAGGATAGTTACAAAAGTGGTCATTACCCAGGACTAGGAATTCCTAAAAAATGGTCTATAAAAAATCATATTGAGCAAATCAGCAACCACATTTCAATTTTATAA
- a CDS encoding sce7726 family protein — MKIKSKLNKSDYIQISKLFSTASFNSFALQDEEEINAIVNTFKEFCIDYKEFTLEKAYVNFYKLLSKKYKNEYVYKNIVLKDIILKNHRIKDCVTIPEFNVGKSKADLAVFNGTSTVYEIKSDIDSTDRLKSQMSDYENFFEFLNVVISHKHLSKVKRIIPHSAGIYVLDDNCKIILEKEAISNLSNVTHKSLFYALRKPEYLYIIERTFGYIPKIPNTQIFSYCYGLFCTIAIEEAHHLVTEALKLRQFKDEQINLISLLPESLKPISFTKRYNKSNCDNIMNCLTILHN, encoded by the coding sequence ATGAAAATTAAATCTAAGCTTAACAAGTCAGATTATATACAAATTTCAAAGCTCTTTTCAACTGCTAGCTTTAATTCTTTTGCATTGCAGGACGAGGAAGAGATTAATGCTATTGTTAATACATTTAAAGAATTTTGCATAGACTATAAAGAATTTACACTTGAAAAGGCATATGTTAATTTTTATAAGCTTTTATCAAAAAAATATAAGAATGAATATGTCTACAAGAATATCGTTTTAAAAGATATTATTCTTAAAAATCACCGCATTAAAGATTGTGTGACAATTCCGGAATTTAATGTTGGTAAATCTAAAGCCGATCTCGCTGTTTTTAATGGAACTTCAACAGTTTATGAAATTAAATCAGATATTGATTCTACAGATCGATTAAAATCACAAATGAGTGATTATGAAAATTTTTTTGAATTTTTGAATGTTGTAATTTCACACAAACATCTAAGTAAAGTTAAAAGAATAATTCCGCATTCTGCAGGAATATATGTTCTTGATGATAATTGTAAAATTATTTTAGAAAAAGAAGCTATCAGTAATTTAAGTAACGTAACTCATAAGAGTTTATTTTATGCATTAAGGAAACCTGAATATTTATACATTATTGAAAGAACATTTGGTTATATTCCAAAAATCCCCAATACTCAAATATTTTCATATTGTTATGGTCTATTTTGTACCATAGCTATAGAAGAGGCTCATCACTTAGTTACCGAAGCATTGAAATTAAGACAATTTAAAGATGAGCAAATCAATTTAATATCACTACTTCCTGAAAGTCTAAAACCTATTTCTTTCACAAAACGATATAACAAATCAAATTGCGATAACATTATGAATTGTTTAACCATTTTGCATAATTAA
- a CDS encoding putative phage abortive infection protein, translating into MKDKNDGNILFYVALAILVIFGVLGSTYMIQSSEADRGTFGDMFGFANALFTGLSVIGLIATILLQRKDLNHQRDELHRQNIANFRQNFENTFFNMINVHHQIVNAMTLTYSETNRHSITVPVVVNARGVFRYLFGIIYKSLNTVGDNFHKIYKEQYLHYNYHLDHYYNNFYEVIKFIDESDLIDNKLKNRYSEILSSQLSEHEKLMIFYHIIYYPSRGLKNLVEKYDLIKNFNYDNTVSDFLLSKYSPKLD; encoded by the coding sequence ATGAAAGATAAAAATGATGGGAATATTCTTTTTTATGTTGCTTTAGCTATACTTGTAATTTTTGGAGTTCTTGGATCGACATATATGATACAAAGTTCTGAAGCTGATCGTGGAACATTCGGTGATATGTTTGGATTTGCGAATGCTTTATTTACTGGCTTATCAGTTATTGGATTAATTGCAACCATATTACTACAAAGGAAAGATTTAAACCACCAGAGAGACGAGCTTCATCGGCAAAATATCGCAAATTTTAGACAGAATTTCGAGAATACATTTTTTAATATGATTAATGTCCATCATCAGATAGTCAATGCGATGACACTTACATATTCTGAAACTAACAGGCATTCAATTACAGTTCCTGTTGTTGTTAATGCTCGAGGTGTATTTAGATACTTATTTGGTATAATTTACAAATCATTGAACACAGTAGGAGATAATTTTCATAAAATATACAAAGAACAATACCTCCATTACAATTATCATTTGGATCACTACTATAATAATTTCTACGAGGTGATTAAATTTATTGATGAATCAGACTTGATTGACAATAAATTAAAAAACAGATATTCGGAAATATTAAGTAGCCAATTATCTGAACATGAAAAGTTAATGATCTTCTACCATATCATATATTATCCGAGCAGAGGATTAAAGAATTTAGTCGAAAAATATGATTTAATCAAAAATTTCAATTACGATAATACTGTAAGTGATTTTTTATTAAGTAAGTATAGTCCAAAATTAGATTAA
- a CDS encoding helix-turn-helix domain-containing protein encodes MDDEKELIVAICKYVYTNWISKAKSQREFALKCDIEESTVRRIKNIALGTSKTDYNMSVKTIAKICRKKNVTLEELFQNIKK; translated from the coding sequence ATGGACGATGAGAAAGAATTAATAGTTGCTATTTGCAAATATGTATACACAAACTGGATTTCAAAAGCAAAATCACAGAGAGAGTTTGCTTTAAAATGTGATATAGAAGAAAGTACTGTTAGGAGAATAAAAAATATAGCACTAGGCACATCGAAAACCGATTACAATATGTCTGTAAAGACAATTGCTAAAATCTGTCGTAAAAAAAATGTTACCTTAGAAGAATTATTCCAAAATATAAAAAAATAA